The following coding sequences lie in one Myxococcus xanthus genomic window:
- a CDS encoding HmuY family protein, with the protein MKTHTEETMHTKASKQGLWVLAAVAMALALLVNCGSSDEDPTPVPDAGQTDSGTNPMPDSGTEPEPDAGTEPEPDAGTEPEPDAGTEPLCQSDVPCREQSIDRLNLLTTPSTTAMYEEEAPAGEFRSYIDARAGGLTVNQSYTYARFTPEGLARVNIDDQTSLGDHGWDIAFRRYYIRLNGGTSGPSCIGVARLPTGTRFETVTSVPADLTFQSDAWYTDTCEFIPDNSGLAGPTMALSSFWSYQGCVKMSGDVFIIRLADGRHVKFEVTSYYELAVQEHCNATNELPSGTPSGSGQLRVKWAFLP; encoded by the coding sequence ATGAAGACTCACACCGAAGAAACGATGCACACGAAGGCCAGCAAGCAGGGCCTGTGGGTGCTGGCCGCCGTGGCGATGGCGCTGGCCCTGTTGGTGAACTGTGGTTCGTCTGATGAAGACCCCACCCCGGTGCCCGACGCCGGACAGACGGACTCCGGGACGAACCCGATGCCGGACTCTGGAACGGAGCCCGAGCCGGACGCGGGCACGGAGCCTGAGCCAGACGCGGGCACGGAGCCCGAGCCGGATGCGGGCACGGAGCCGCTGTGCCAGAGCGACGTACCTTGCCGAGAGCAGAGCATCGACCGGCTGAACCTGCTCACGACGCCGTCGACGACGGCGATGTACGAGGAGGAGGCGCCGGCGGGCGAGTTCCGTTCGTACATCGACGCCCGAGCGGGTGGCCTCACGGTGAACCAGTCCTACACCTACGCTCGCTTCACGCCCGAGGGCCTGGCGCGGGTCAACATCGACGACCAGACGTCGCTGGGCGACCACGGCTGGGACATCGCGTTCCGTCGCTACTACATCCGGCTGAACGGCGGCACGTCCGGCCCGTCCTGCATTGGCGTGGCGCGGCTGCCCACGGGCACCCGCTTCGAGACCGTGACGTCCGTACCCGCGGACCTGACCTTCCAGTCCGACGCCTGGTACACCGACACGTGTGAGTTCATCCCGGACAACTCGGGGCTCGCCGGGCCGACGATGGCGCTGAGCAGCTTCTGGTCCTACCAGGGCTGCGTGAAGATGTCGGGGGATGTCTTCATCATCCGCCTGGCGGATGGGCGCCACGTGAAGTTCGAGGTGACGTCCTACTACGAGCTGGCCGTGCAGGAGCATTGCAACGCGACGAACGAGCTGCCGTCGGGGACGCCGAGCGGCTCGGGGCAGCTCCGCGTGAAGTGGGCCTTCCTGCCATGA
- a CDS encoding MXAN_6640 family putative metalloprotease — MKLRALLLLIPFGCGPVQQASREPHERHDSFVTWEAGLQAGARPTSPSAMPPRFDEGEAVESVVSPGGLFRIHFSRSGSNAVPSADADGSGVPDAVETVASAYDRVAVFYEGLGFRLPPDDGWVGSDNGGDGRFDVYLVDFGGIADGAFRLDGCLEASSRCTGHMLQENDFAGYNYPSHDEAVDILASHEFFHAVQAAYHPGLGSVASEGTAVWASERYRPALDDLERFTAAYLSRPDRTLVLDPEGPAVSFSYGTSVYFQFLGERFGDGVVRSLWEESVVTPSVRWPVLVETALQRDWGADFDTAFAEFALWNLATGPRRAQGEGYVSGEDYAPLTVAPRTLPVAEPSVRVAAASARYFEVEGGASSVTASFEPTEGEDSSAIHLLAAAVTPTQVLRVARADGVGTLSAHVDAEDATHVIVAVVDGRREGLGRYGRLCISGEDSGAPCTTVPPPDPDGGGDLDGGVGGEPDGGVDAGVPGEPPPPPPRDEGGCGCSSAPGGLTWALLLFLVAAFIRR; from the coding sequence ATGAAGCTCCGGGCGCTGCTCCTGCTCATCCCTTTCGGGTGTGGACCTGTCCAGCAGGCTTCGCGTGAACCGCACGAACGGCACGATTCGTTCGTGACGTGGGAAGCGGGACTGCAAGCGGGAGCGCGCCCCACCTCGCCCTCGGCGATGCCTCCGCGCTTCGACGAGGGCGAGGCGGTGGAATCGGTCGTGTCCCCTGGGGGGCTCTTCCGCATCCACTTCTCCCGTTCGGGTTCCAACGCCGTGCCGTCGGCGGACGCGGACGGGAGTGGTGTTCCGGACGCGGTGGAGACCGTCGCGTCCGCGTATGACCGCGTCGCCGTCTTCTATGAAGGGCTGGGCTTCCGTCTGCCGCCGGATGACGGCTGGGTGGGGAGCGACAACGGCGGCGACGGCCGCTTCGATGTGTACCTGGTGGACTTCGGTGGCATCGCGGACGGAGCCTTCCGGCTGGACGGCTGTCTGGAGGCGTCGTCGCGCTGCACGGGGCACATGCTCCAGGAGAACGACTTCGCGGGCTACAACTACCCGTCCCATGACGAGGCGGTGGACATCCTCGCCAGCCACGAGTTCTTCCACGCGGTGCAGGCGGCCTATCACCCGGGCCTGGGCAGCGTGGCATCGGAGGGCACCGCGGTCTGGGCCAGTGAGCGCTACCGGCCCGCGCTGGACGACCTGGAGCGATTCACCGCCGCGTACCTGTCGCGTCCGGACCGCACCCTGGTGCTGGACCCGGAAGGGCCGGCGGTGTCCTTCAGCTATGGCACGAGCGTCTACTTCCAGTTCCTGGGCGAGCGTTTCGGGGATGGGGTGGTGCGCTCGCTGTGGGAGGAAAGCGTAGTGACGCCGTCGGTCCGCTGGCCGGTGCTGGTGGAGACGGCGCTACAGCGCGACTGGGGCGCTGACTTCGACACCGCCTTCGCGGAGTTCGCCCTGTGGAACCTGGCCACCGGACCGCGCCGGGCACAGGGCGAGGGTTATGTGAGCGGTGAGGACTATGCGCCGCTGACCGTCGCGCCACGCACGCTGCCGGTGGCGGAGCCGTCCGTGCGGGTGGCGGCCGCGTCGGCGCGCTACTTCGAGGTGGAAGGTGGAGCGTCTTCTGTCACCGCCTCCTTCGAGCCCACCGAGGGCGAGGACTCTTCTGCCATCCACCTGCTGGCGGCCGCGGTGACGCCGACGCAGGTGCTGCGCGTCGCGCGCGCGGACGGCGTGGGGACCCTGTCCGCTCACGTGGACGCCGAGGACGCCACGCACGTTATCGTCGCCGTGGTGGATGGACGGCGCGAAGGCCTGGGCCGGTATGGGCGGCTGTGCATCTCCGGGGAGGACTCCGGCGCGCCCTGCACCACCGTGCCACCGCCCGACCCGGACGGTGGGGGCGACCTGGACGGTGGCGTGGGCGGTGAGCCGGATGGGGGCGTCGACGCGGGTGTGCCAGGTGAGCCTCCGCCTCCGCCTCCGCGTGACGAGGGTGGCTGTGGCTGTTCGTCGGCACCGGGCGGGCTGACGTGGGCGCTGCTCCTGTTCCTGGTGGCGGCCTTCATCCGGCGTTGA